GTAGGCTACTTAGACATGTTTATAAAAGTTCTTATAAAACAAGATATATTAGAAAGCATAGCATTACTAGGATCTTACGCATGCAATTATGGTCCTAGCTCGTTTTGCATCAGCGCATGACCAGCTGAATAACCTGGAATATCATGCTAATGTAGTACCTGACTAGATACAACCAGAGGTTTCTTCCTTGCCATGATGAATAAATAGTTTCAGAGTAGGTCGTGGCCATATTATATAGTGGAGACTTGATAAAGTTTAGGGACAATGCATAATAACTATACTACTTGCATAGATTTACCAGCTGCAAAAGCCTGGAAAATCATCATGCCAATCAGCATTAAAACCCACTTAGTTGAAACATATTGACTCGTAGAACtcgcagcagcagaagctgGTGCCAGACACCAAAACAGTCACTTTTCGGAACGTCTAAACTAAAACCGCTTTAACCACTGTCTACCGTACTCGGAATCGCATACGTAGCCTCCTAGAAGCCCTCTATTTACGAGCCTTCTTTGCTGCCTTTTCAAACCGCTACGGACGTGGATTCACATCTTTGTCTTGTTAGAGTTCAGCCTCTCTTCAATCTACTAGCTACTTTGTCAATTTGTCAAAGAGTTGGGCATGTCTCGAATGGTAAAGAGTGTGAAGCTGGATTTAGAGGAAGGGTAAGTGTCTTTTCAAATAAAGGGCCCCCGGTATCTAGCTGAATTACTACCTCTGGATTGAACGGCTAGATTCTTGGTTTCCAGAACGCAAAACATATAGGACTTGGCTCAAAAGCTAGTAATCTTATTAGATGCAGGAGAGAAACTCAAGCTAGGTCATATTACCAAGGCTGTCTCAGACTCCAACATGTAGCGCTTTAGCATGGTAGTGCTTTAATAGTTGAAAACAACATCTAGAGGTCAACTGGAGTGCATGCCTAAGATTCAAACGCATGCCAAAAGGGACAATATTGTGTTTATCGCAACACTCAATAAACTGCCTTGCGTGATGTGAGCCGTGGCCATTAAGAATCAGAGGACACCTTGCACGTTTCAACGTCTTGATGCTGGAGCCacgttggccaagatgcccagCCCTCGCTTTGGCGAAGAACTGTTCCTTGACCGCCCCATCTTTAGCAACCAGACCTGCCGACGCACCCGAGAATACATTGACAGATATTCCTCAAATTAAACACCCAGCTCTCGAGTCAGTGTGCTCTGCATAGCGAAACGAGCAACCAATCCCTCTATATAACTCTATTCAACGCTACACCTACTCCATATCCAACAGACGTCATCACCGCCCCAGGAGGGCCTTCATGGTAGAGCCCATGACGCCGGGATGAGGCACCAACACGGCACCCGCGTCCTCCAAAGCCCTCGCCTTCTCGGCGGCCGTCACATCCCCCGGCTTCAAAACAGCACCCGCATGGCCCATGACCTTGcccctcggcgccgtctgtcccgccaccatggccaccaccGGCTTCGGGTTGGGCGTCGACCTCCTATACTCCCTAATCATCTCGGCCGCGCGCAGCTCCTGCTCGCCGCCAATCTCGCCAATCACAATAACGCCCTCCGTCTCTTCATGCTCAAACAATACCCGAAGGGAATCGACAATGGTCGTGCCTGGACCACGTCAGGACCACGTCAGGGTGAACACAAGGCAAAACGACTGCGCAACATACCTGGCATGGGGTCGccgcccacggccacgacaagACTCTGccccaggccggcggcggtcgTGGCGCCCACCGCCTCGTAGCTCAGGGTGCCCGACTTGGACACGATGCCCACGCAGCCCCGGGCGTACTGCCGGAAGGGCATGATGCCGACGCGGCACTGGCCCGGGGCGATGACGCCGGGGCAGTTGGGCCCCACGAGGCGCGACCGGCTCTGCGTGCGAAGCACCTCCTGCACGCGGAGGAGGTCGTGGACGGGGATGTGCTCGGCGACGGACACGATGACGGGCacctcggcctcgatggCCTCGATGATGGCCCTGGCCGCGAAGGGGGCGGGCACAAAGACGGCGCTGACGTGCGGGTCGACCTGCTCCATGGCCTGTGGCTGGTCAATGAATGCccttgtttgtttgttggcGAGCGAGTTGGTGTGCTGGGAGTTAAGTACCTCTTTGACGGTTCCAAAGACGGGGAGGTCGAGGTGCGtctggccgcctttgccgggcgagacgccgccgacgacctTTGTGCCGTAGCCAATCGTGTCTTTGGCGTTGGAAGTGGCCTGCCGCCAGTCAGCATCTCCCGCATGTGTAAATACATGGTGGTTCACCCCGTCGGTCGACATGCCGCTTGACCGGTGAAGCCTATGAGACATTAGCTTCGTGCTCGTATAGGCTTCCTCGAGACTCGCCTTGGTAGATGACGCGCGTGTTGGAATTGATGTGTCGCAAGCTGTCTATCGTGCTGTCGTAGTCTGCAAGTCGTCGATGAGATGTGCAAAATGTTCTAGCTATGGCGTGGTGTTTGCCGAGCCGCAACGAGCTCCGTGACAACATGGTGCCGGTGCCAGTCCTCCTGGCGTGCCCTTCTGAGTGCTGAGGCTGAGAGTTGAGGGCAACAGCAGACGATGGAAATCGGGAGTTGCACGTAGCACCAACCTACGCGCACTACTGTTAATAAATGCTAAATGCACTTGTACGTGGCCTCCAATCCCACATGGACGTGAATTTGAACTTTGAAGCCGTCGAGGCGCGGGCCGGCTATACGGCCTCGGCAATAAAGAACCCCGCCATCACCGGCCGGCTACTTGGCGGCTGCTCAGCTTCGCTCGCACCAACCCAGATGGAAGCGGCTCACAACCTCGGTGTGTCTTTTCCTGTTGAGCAACGAGTCACCGGTTCAGCGAGGTGCCCGATGCGGCAAGTCACAATGGCCCAATTGGTCCAATTGACGTCTTCAACCTGCCAGGTGTTGCATCCGCCGCTCTCAATGACAGCTTGGCACATCCACTCACACCAGGCACAAGTGCGACAccatgacatctggagaaTGCATGCTTCTATAAAAAACGCCAAGCACCAGATGTCTGGCATGTAGATGCAAAGCCCGTCCTCACTCTACTCTTTACTCTAAAAGAAGCGCCAGATGGAATCTGGCCCTTTGGTGCTCTTGAACCGACTATACGCTCTGCACACCGGCCACAACACCAGCATCGTGACGGCATAAAACCCAAAATACCCAAACAAATTATCAACCCCCCTCGTCTTCTCAGGATCCATCGGGTCGGCGACGCCCGTCTCGCGCCCCCATGCCGCCACGACGAGCGTCCCCGCCCCGAACAAAACCACCATGTGCACAATGTAAAAGAACAGCGCGCTCGTTCCGAAATCCAGCAGCATGCCGAAGCGCCTCGCCACCCGCGGCGGAACAGCAGTGAACAGCGCGAGAAGAAGCAGGTTCCCCGCCATGGTGAGCGCGAAAAAGGCCACGTCGGGCGGATACTTGACCACGTACAAGAAGGACGCGGCCGAGGCCAGGTACTGGTTCTGGCCGGGACGGCGCTGCTGGTCGGGCGTCTGCAGGCACCGCTCGGACAGGTTGCCCAGATGGAGGACGCGCGTGAGCACGAAGAGGATGGAGAAGCACACGACCCCAAGAACGTGCCCGAGGACAAGGGCCCGGCGCGTCCACGGGCGTGCCGTCGTGACGCGCGCGTAGAGCATGCCGAGCAGCGCAAACGAGAGCCACGCCAGCGGCGGAAAGCCCGACACCACGCGCGACTGCACGTCCATCATGACCCAGAACCAGACGCGAAGCAATGGGCTCGACGGACTGGAGCGTGTCGAAACGTCCTCTCTGCTGGGGGcgcagacgccgccgtcgtcgctgAGCCAGATGTTCCAGAAGATGGTGACCAGGCTCAATACCGCCAACAAGACGTTGTGAATACTCCACGATAGATGGGCGCACCTCTCCGCAGTCGCCCGTGTATCGTCCCGCGCCCGGAGCAAGGGCCGTGtgacgccgtcatcatccgccgccaactcgtcgtcgtctgtcCAGCCTTTTCCCACCCGTGCCATCGCCAGCGTCAGCCAACCCTCGGTCCtgtccatggccagccacagcagcccaGCGAGCAAGTAGTCCACGGCCAGCGAGAACAGCACCCCGTTCAGAAACCACACCCGGCCGCCCGTCATGACGAGCCCAAAGACGGCCGTAACGGCGGTCAGAACCGCGCACCGCACCGCAAAGTAGCGCGCCAGCCGCGCTGCCGACCATCCCAGCCTCGTGCGTGACCTGCCCAGGTACACGACGCCCATACCGAGGAGGAACGTGAATCCCGCGCCGCACAGGTGCGTCAGGGTGCGCACCGCGTACGCCGCCGTCGTGTTCCAACGCAGCACCGCTTGCCCGTCTGCCTCGGCGACTCGACCCGTCCCATGCTCCCACGTGTGTAGCGCGAGGGCCGCGTGGTCCAGGGCCATGACCATCATGAGCAGCCCGCGCAGCAGGTCCGGTGCCAGGACGCGGGCGCCGGCCGGTTTCGTCGGCGGTCTTGTGTCTGACGCTCGCGACGAGGCTGTATTGTATCCAGGGAACGAGTTGTACCCGTGGTCATTTCCGCTGCCGTCTCTCTTCGGGGTTACATTGCAAGGGGTGCGCGGTCGATCCGGCGGCTCCCGAGAACCGTCTTGGCCTGCCATGGGTGCTGCGGCACCGCTCAAGTTTATGCAAACTTCCGACGGGGATTAGGGTTGTAGGCGTAGAGAAGTTGACAAACCCATCCGGACAGGGTCGTATATAGACGTAGAGACGCTTTGCACACAAACGACGAGTGTTTCCGCCATTGTTTCTACACGGGACGTCTGCCGCTTTAAGCGTCTTTAGCCCGCGGATGAATGCAATTACTAGTTGCATGGCGGGAATTCCGCCCAAACTCCGCAAGGTGTTGACGGCTTGAACAACCAACCAAACAAGCTGGACATGGAACCACTTAGCGACGCCTCCGCCAGGCTTTGATGCCCGCTAACGTTGGGGTGGCCGGGCTGTCGGGTCGTCGGCAAGAACAACGTGGTTTACGCTTGGTAATCTGTTCAAATCTGACGGGCCCGAAGTCTCCGGCGGTCTTTGATGTCCCGTCCACGGGTGGTTGTGATGCGGCGGAGTTTACCTAGCCTGGGCTAATTGCTTCCATGTTTCTTACCGTCGCAAGCCGTACGTGTGCCGTCCCAGATTCACATGTAGCGTCACATTCTTTCGTTACCACGACGAAGGTGCGTCCAGATATGAACCAGGACACCATACTGAACAATGCATCATGAATAGCCGTGACCATTGCGCATGACTCGCGTCTCCCCTCTTGTACATCGTGATGCAGCGTGCATCCTGTCCCTCCACGACTTCTTAGCCCTCTCCAACAACTCCTTGGAGCTCAAAACGTCCACCGCCACGCCGGCCAACCCCTTGCCAACCCTCACGGCATTCTCATAGGCATCTCTGGTTCTCGCCGCCTCGGCAAACTCGGGATTGTGTGGCCCTTGCCCTCCCGGGCCGGGTGTTATGAAAAACGCAGCACTCAAGCTGGGCATCGCGTAGCTCACGTCGCCCTGATCCGTGCTCGCCAACGTCGTGCCCCTAGCTTCGTCCAATTCTGCGTTTTCCAAAATCTTGTGCTCCGGGCGCAACGCGTTGAAATACCGCGTGAATGACTGCGCCAGCTCCTCGTTCGGGACGTGGTCTTTGTACGCGCCGCCCCTTGTGAGAACCATTCTCGCACCGGTTGCCGTGGCCCCTGCTTCGAAACAAGCATACACTTTCGCCCTGAGCTCCTCAAGGCGGGCCTGTGAACTGGCCCTCACGGCGAAATGTCCACAGGCGTACGCGGGAATAATGTTGGTTGCCACGCCGCCGTGAGCAATGTACCCTTGAATAATGTCCCCAGGCATGTTTTGCTGACGGAGCATCGATACGTTATTGTATGCGGATACGAGTGCGTCTAGGGCGTTGATGCCAAGCCACGGATTGGCAGCGGCATGTGCTTCTCGGCCGTAGTATTCCACTTTGAACCGCTCAATGGCCGTGGTGCGCATGCGCGCAGCGTCAGGCACAATGCCAGGGTGCGATATGAGACTGATGTCGACCCCATGGTCCGAGTATGCGCCCGCCTCCAGGAGACGAATCTTGCCGCCTTCGCCTACATGAGAAATATGTGAGGAGGCATGTCCGGCCTTGTTCACCGAGGGATATGCGTACCTTCTTCTGCGGGAGTTCCAAAGAGAACAATCTTGCCTGGTATTCCCTCGTCCTTGATTACTTGCGCGGCTGCAACTGCGCCGATTACCGAGGCGGTGGCAATTAGGTTGTGCCCGCATGCGTGCCCGATTCCAGGTAGGGAGTCTGAATCTCAGGGTCAGCAAGCACACGACCAAGATTGCGAGATGAACGTGCCCATTTCTGCGTTGAACGACACAACGGCGCCCTTGGCACCGCTGTCAAATACCGCAACCCATGCTGTCTTCAGCCCGTATGCTGAAGGTGTTACTTTCCACCCTGGCTGTCGCCTCATAAACGACGTTAGAGCTTCATGGGCAATGTATTCCTTGTATCCCAGTTCGGGGTTGTCATGAATCTTGATGTTGATGGGCCAAAATTCTTTGCCGACTTCAGCAGCGGCTTCACTGATGGCTTTCAGGAGCTTTGGTTCCGTCGCCGGACAAATGCATTGGTCTGCGTCGGTAGAAATGACGACGAACCCGTCAACTTCATGCTCGGCAAAGCTGGCCATGTTGCTCACCGGGGTGGATTTGGCCAACCAGACTATTCTGTATTCTGTGTGAGATGCTCCGTGGACCATGGGGAGAAAAGTAGTTGGTCTGGTATCAATGTCTCACCTGGCGGCGCTATCCTCGGACGGATAAATCTCCGCCCGGATGTGCGTTCATACTTTGCGGCTGATTGATGGTGCGAGATAAGAGGGCACTGGACGACGAGTGGCAGAGTTGAGGCGGTTGCCGCAAAGGCCTTGGCACATGTATCAGTACCTCGGTACATAGACAAGGTCTGGTAGATGCGCAAGGCTGTCAATTGTCACCATGCAGCCGCTTCCCTGTTGGCTTCAGGCTGAGCCAGCACTTGGCATTGCCCCATGGCGTCGAGTCATGCACAGATTGACAGGCTAGCTGCAGTTAGGGCTGCAGCACGATGCAGCCAAATATCGGGGTCGTACTCTATCTGCGACGCCTGGACTCGGCAGTTGAGCGCCATTGTCGTGCAACCGATAATCGATTTCGAGAAGCCGTTCAGCCGTGAATCAAGGCACCGGGTGTGGAACTCAATTGGCGAAACTGCACATCCCCGCCTGCAAAATGCGCACACGTGATGTAGCCAAATCGGTAGTGGTGCATATaggcgacgacggccagaTGGAAGGAGCGGCTGgggcgacggcaaggaaaCCAGCAGGCGCCAAAGGGCGTTGTTGACCCTCAATTCGATGTCTGTGCTGCCCAGGTCCCTActcccttcaatgttgagccaccagacacatgCAGCCAGCGGCTCCACAGGTCAGCGgcagattcaatgttcctcgGACGTGCGACCGCCGACCACAAGATCTGGTTCGGCACCCTAAGCCGCTGCTCCTCATCGACCCTCTCCGATTGCATCGAGATTGTGCCGTGGCAGTTGTCGTTGAATGAAGCTGTCTGCTTCGCGCGCCAGCCAGGGCGCCGACGGCCATTGATTCAACCCCGATCTTGACGTCGGCCTGGGGTTATTAGACCACGAACCAAGGAATTCGCATCCACAGCTTCATCATGGTTCAAAAAGCCATCACGCCTCCGGACAGCTCGTCCAGCGAGTGTCACGGATCGTCGCCCGAGGCAAAAAACGCCGTCAAAGCAGCCGCGCCATCGAGTCGTCGCGGCCATTTCAAGTCGCGATTGGGCTGTTTCAGTTGTAAGCGAAGGAGGGTCAAATGCAACGAGCTTCGCCCAGAATGttcgccatgtcgtcgactGGGCTTGATATGCGAATATCCCGCTCCTCAATCATCATCTACGCCGCGGACAGCGGTCCGACCCAACCCTTCGGCCCTGAATCTTGAAGACCTGCGCTTCTACCACCAATTCCTTACCGCCGGATTTCCAACGCTGCCTCTGAGGGGAGGGGAGGTCTGGGCGGAATGCGCTGCCATGTCATACAGCGTAAGTGGTGGCCAACCGTGACACATTTGTTATTCATCAAACAGGCTCTTTCCCTTTTGCTGGTGAACCGCATTCTAATTCTTCCCTGTTAGTCCGAATGCCTTGCACATGCCATCCTCGGACTCGGAGCATCGCATCTGTCAAGGAACTGCAACGTCAACTACGAGGCGCAAGCCTTGCAGCATCGCGTCGCGGCCATCAAATTGGTCAATGAGCAATTAGACAAGCCGCCCCAAAAGCCAATTGATGCCGATATCCTGTTCGCCACTCTCATTTGCCTCCTCACCCAGTCCTCCTTGATGTCAGACAACATGGTCGACtacttgaccatgacgagGGGAGGCAACCTCGttgccaccaccatcattcCTGACTTTAATGCGTCTATTTTCAAGAAATTCAGCCCCGAGGGCCACGTCATGTCGTTGGGCGAGATGGTGGAAGAGCAGCCAAaagacttggccttgattgaAGCTTTCAGGGCTTCTGTTTTAGGCATGGAGCCTATTTGCCAAACCAAGAACGAAACAAAATACCTCGAGGCTTTGGTCGCCTGTATAGATGCTCTGAAAACCTCGTCACACTCTGGTAAAGAATTTGCTCCATCCAAGTCTCCCCGGGGATGCTAATACGTATTTAGCTTGGTTGCATTTTGTCCCCCTCTTCATGATGCCATCGACATTCGACAACCAAGAGTTTCTCG
The Metarhizium brunneum chromosome 7, complete sequence genome window above contains:
- the Pm20d2_2 gene encoding Peptidase M20 domain-containing protein 2 codes for the protein MASFAEHEVDGFVVISTDADQCICPATEPKLLKAISEAAAEVGKEFWPINIKIHDNPELGYKEYIAHEALTSFMRRQPGWKVTPSAYGLKTAWVAVFDSGAKGAVVSFNAEMDSLPGIGHACGHNLIATASVIGAVAAAQVIKDEGIPGKIVLFGTPAEEGEGGKIRLLEAGAYSDHGVDISLISHPGIVPDAARMRTTAIERFKVEYYGREAHAAANPWLGINALDALVSAYNNVSMLRQQNMPGDIIQGYIAHGGVATNIIPAYACGHFAVRASSQARLEELRAKVYACFEAGATATGARMVLTRGGAYKDHVPNEELAQSFTRYFNALRPEHKILENAELDEARGTTLASTDQGDVSYAMPSLSAAFFITPGPGGQGPHNPEFAEAARTRDAYENAVRVGKGLAGVAVDVLSSKELLERAKKSWRDRMHAASRCTRGETRVMRNGHGYS